A genomic window from Camelina sativa cultivar DH55 chromosome 2, Cs, whole genome shotgun sequence includes:
- the LOC104721948 gene encoding uncharacterized membrane protein At4g09580-like: MAAPRNITGDGGGRQQQLVKDEENAAASSAAKGGLVNDDSPTGKRTKSERFPLSRWEFAVFFIVFLVFTTGLLCIYLTMPAAEYGKLKVPRTISDLRLLKENLGSYASEYQARFILGYCSTYIFMQTFMIPGTIFMSLLAGALFGVVRGFFLVVLNATAGACSCFFLSKLVGRPLVNWLWPEKLRFFQAEIAKRRDRLLNYMLFLRITPTLPNLFINLSSPIVDIPFHVFFLATLVGLMPASYITVRAGLALGDLRSVKDLYDFKTLSVLFLIGSISIFPALLKRKRVYE; encoded by the exons ATGGCGGCACCTCGGAATATAACAGGTGACGGCGGAGGAAGACAACAGCAGCTCGTGAAAGATGAAGAGAACGCCGCAGCGTCGTCGGCAGCTAAAGGAGGACTCGTAAACGATGATTCGCCCACGGGCAAACGCACCAAATCGGAGCGGTTTCCTCTGTCACGGTGGGAATTCGCCGTGTTTTTCATCGTCTTCCTCGTCTTCACCACCGGTCTTTTGTGTATTTACCTAACCATGCCCGCCGCTGAATACGGCAAGCTCAAAGTCCCGAGAACTATCTCTGATCTTCGATTGCTCAA AGAGAATCTTGGGTCTTATGCAAGTGAGTACCAAGCACGGTTCATTCTAGGTTACTGCTCGACGTATATCTTTATGCAGACTTTTATGATACCTGGAACAATATTTATGTCATTGCTTGCTGGAGCTCTCTTTGGTGTGGTTAGAGGTTTTTTCCTTGTTGTCCTCAATGCAACAGCTGGAgcatgttcttgtttcttcttatcGAAACTTGTCGGTAGGCCTCTGGTTAACTGGTTGTGGCCCGAAAAGTTGAGGTTCTTCCAGGCCGAG ATTGCAAAGAGAAGAGATAGGCTGCTAAACTACATGCTGTTCTTAAGGATAACACCAACACTTCCAAACCTCTTCATCAATTTGTCTTCTCCAATCGTTGACATACCCTTCCACGTCTTCTTTTTGGCAACTTTAGTCGGTCTTATGCCAGCTTCTTACATCACCGTCAGA GCTGGTCTGGCTCTTGGGGATCTCAGATCAGTAAAAGATCTGTATGATTTCAAGACTTTGTCTGTGCTGTTCCTCATTGGATCCATCTCCATATTCCCTGCCCTcctaaagagaaagagagtataCGAATGA
- the LOC104721938 gene encoding calcium-dependent protein kinase 4: MEKPNPRRPSNSVLPYETPRLRDHYLLGKKLGQGQFGTTYLCTEKSSSANYACKSIPKRKLVCREDYEDVWREIQIMHHLSEHPNVVRIKGTYEDSVFVHIVMEVCEGGELFDRIVSKGHFSEREAAKLIKTILGVVEACHSLGVMHRDLKPENFLFDSPNDDAKLKTTDFGLSVFYKPGQYLYDVVGSPYYVAPEVLKKCYGPEIDVWSAGVILYILLSGVPPFWAETESGIFRQILQGKIDFKSDPWPSISEGAKDLIYKMLDRSPKKRISAHEALCHQWIIDEHAAPDKPLDPAVLSRLKQFSQMNKIKKMALRVIAERLSEEEIGGLKELFKMIDTDNSGTITFEELKAGLKRVGSELMESEIKSLMDAADIDNSGTIDYGEFLAATLHINKMEREENLVVAFSYFDKDGSGYITIDELQQACTEFGLCDTPLDDMIKEIDLDNDGRIDFSEFTAMMKKGDGVGRSRTMMNNLNFNIADAFGVEETSSTTQSDDSPN; this comes from the exons atggagaaaccaAACCCAAGAAGACCCTCGAACAGTGTTCTTCCATACGAGACACCAAGATTAAGAGATCACTACCTCCTCGGCAAAAAGCTAGGCCAAGGCCAATTTGGTACAACCTATCTATGCACAGAGAAATCATCGTCAGCTAACTACGCTTGCAAATCAATCCCGAAACGTAAGCTTGTGTGCCGTGAGGACTACGAAGACGTGTGGCGTGAGATTCAGATCATGCATCATCTCTCTGAGCATCCTAATGTGGTACGGATCAAGGGTACTTATgaagactctgtttttgtacACATTGTTATGGAGGTTTGTGAAGGTGGTGAGCTTTTTGATCGGATTGTATCTAAAGGGCATTTTAGTGAGCGTGAGGCTGCTAAGTTGATTAAGACTATTCTTGGTGTTGTTGAGGCTTGTCATTCTCTTGGTGTTATGCATAGAGATCTCAAGCCTGAGAATTTCTTGTTTGATAGTCCTAATGATGATGCTAAGCTCAAGACTACTGATTTTGGTTTGTCTGTCTTCTACAAGCCAG GGCAGTATCTGTATGATGTAGTTGGAAGTCCGTATTATGTTGCACCTGAGGTTCTGAAAAAATGTTATGGACCAGAGATAGACGTGTGGAGTGCCGGTGTTATTCTTTACATCTTACTAAGTGGTGTTCCACCTTTCTGGGCTG AAACCGAGTCAGGAATCTTCAGACAGATTTTGCAAGGGAAGATAGATTTTAAATCTGATCCATGGCCTAGTATCTCAGAAGGTGCTAAAGATTTGATTTACAAAATGCTTGATAGGAGCCCTAAGAAACGTATTTCTGCACATGAAGCATTGT GTCACCAGTGGATTATTGATGAACATGCTGCTCCAGATAAGCCACTCGATCCGGCAGTCTTGTCGCGTCTAAAGCAGTTCTCgcaaatgaataaaattaagaaaatggcCTTACGG GTAATCGCTGAGAGACTCTCAGAGGAAGAAATTGGTGGTCTGAAGGAATTGTTCAAAATGATAGATACAGACAACAGTGGAACAATCACCTTCGAGGAGCTTAAAGCGGGTCTGAAGAGAGTCGGATCTGAACTGATGGAATCAGAAATTAAGTCTCTTATGGATGCG GCGGATATAGACAACAGTGGGACAATAGACTACGGCGAGTTCCTAGCAGCGACGTTACACATAAACAAGATGGAGAGAGAGGAGAATTTGGTGGTTGCGTTTTCGTACTTTGATAAAGATGGTAGTGGTTATATCACCATTGACGAGCTTCAACAAGCCTGCACAGAGTTTGGTCTCTGTGACACTCCTCTTGACGACATGATCAAGGAGATTGATCTTGACAAT GATGGAAGGATTGATTTCTCAGAGTTTACTGCGATGATGAAGAAAGGAGATGGAGTTGGGAGGAGCAGAACGATGATGAACAACTTGAACTTCAATATAGCTGACGCTTTTGGGGTTGAGGAAACCAGCAGCACTACACAGTCTGATGACTCACCAAACTAA